ACAAGCTCCAGCCCAAGCAGCTAGAGATAAACTAGACCAATTGCCTTCCTACTCGGTTTTGCTCGATGCTCACAAGCAGGCATGGGAAGCAGTGTGGCAAAAAAGTGACATTGAAATTGAGGGTGATATCACCGCTCAACTGGCTGTTCGATACAACCTCTTCCAGCTGCTTGTCAGTGCCCCGCGTCATGATGATAGGGTTAGCATCCCAGCTAAAACGATCGCCGGATTTGGCTATCGCGGTCATGTATTCTGGGATACTGAAATTTTTATCCTGCCCTTCTTCATTTACACTCAACCGGAGATCGCTCGCAATTTGCTTACTTATCGCTACCATACACTGCCTGGGGCGCGGCGCAAGGCGTCTCATTACGGATATAAGGGGGCGATGTTTGCTTGGGAAAGCGCTGATACAGGTGATGAGGTGACACCCCGTTGGGCGCTACCTCACGATCCTTATGGGGAAGACGTGCGGATTTGGTGCCGTGATCGCGAAATCCATATCAGTGCCGATATTACTTACGCGGTCTGGTACTACTGGCTGGCTACTTGTGACAACGAGTGGCTGCGGGATTACGGCGCTGAGATTATCTTGGCTACTGCGATCTTCTGGATGAGCCGCGTCGAGTGGGACAACAAAGAAGAACGTTATGAAATTCGTAACGTGATTGGAGCGGATGAATACCACGAATACGTGAGCAACAATGCTTTCACGAATCGGATAGTGCAGTGGCATCTAGAGAAGGCACTCTCAGTGTATGAGTGGCTTCAGCAGACATATCCTGACCAAGCCGCTGCGCTGGCACAGAAACTGCAAATAACTTCAAAGCAGCGATCGCGCTGGCAGGATATTGTTAATAATTTATGGATTCCCTACGACCAATCAACCGGACTAATCGAGCAGTTTGAGGGATTTTTTAATTTAGAAGATATAAACCTGGCTGATTACGAACCGCGCCACCGCTCGATGCAAGCTATTCTTGGCATCGATGGCGGAAATAAGCGACAAGTCCTTAAGCAGCCGGATGTATTGATGCTGCTCTATCTCATGCGGCAATCACAGGAGTTTCCCTACAATGAAGAAACATTAAAAAAGAACTGGGACTACTACGCACCGCGCACTGATATTACTTATGGCTCGTCCCTAGGTCCAGCAATTCATGCGATTTTAGCCTCAGATTTAGACAAAACATCAGAGGCTTACCAGTATTTTATGCAAGCAGCTTTGGTGGATCTAGAGGATACCCGTGGCAATGCTGCTGATGGAATTCACGGAGCTTCTGCTGGTGGCGTTTGGCAAGCAGTCGTTTTCGGGTTCGGCGGGTTCCAACTGACAGAAACTGGACCTGTAGCACATCCACATCTGCCTCCTGGGTGGACACGTCTGAAGTTTAAGATTCACTGGCGTGGCGATTGGCATGAATTCGATTTGCACCCTAGCTCTCCTGCTTCCCGCGCTCAAATTGGGGGAGCGATCTTTGACTTGGATGGTGTACTGACAGATACAGCAGAATTCCACTACCGCGCTTGGCAGAAGCTGGCAGATGAAGAAGGCTTGCCCTTTAATCGACAGGCTAACGAGGCGCTGCGGGGTGTGTCTCGGCGGGAGTCGCTGATGCAGATAATAGGCAATAAAGTGTTTTCTGAACAGCAAATCCAGGAGATGATGGAGCGCAAGAACCGCTACTATGTGGAATCGATCCAAAACATCACGTCAGCAGATTTGTTGCCTGGAGCACTCGCCTTATTGGATGAATTGAGGCAAGCTGGTATTAAGATAGCAATTGGCTCAGCCAGCAAAAATGCTCAAACGGTTGTGGAGAAACTGGGTATTGCCGATCGAGTTGATGCGATCGCAGACGGTTATAGTGTACAGCGTCCTAAGCCAGAGCCTGACCTATTTCTGTTTGCAGCCAATCAGCTAGGACTTGAACCAAGTCACTGTGTGGTCGTAGAGGATGCGGCGGCGGGAATTGAGGCTGCTCTAGCGGCTGGCATGTGGACGGTGGGTCTTGGTCCCCCTGAGCGAGTTGGTGCAGCCCACGTTGTTCTGCCTAGCCTAGAAGGAGTAACCTGGGCAGACCTGTGTGCTAAGTTGGATGACTTGCCAAGGAAAAACAGTGAGTTAATTCCAAATCATTCTCGTAACTGATGAAAATTGCTGATTTAATTACCTGGTTCGAGAATTGGGCAAATCCAGCTTGGCAAGAAAGCTGGGATAACTGTGGCTGGCAAATTGAACCAGGAGTGGTGGATCAACCAGCAAGGGTATTAGTCTGTTTAACGCCTACCTTGGCTGTGATGCACGAAGCGATCGCTTTGCAAAATTCCGGTATTCCAGTCAATCTGATTTTTGCTCATCATCCCCTAATTTTTAATCCGGTGAAATCGCTGCGGACTGGGGAGGCGATCGCGGAAATGACACGGCTCGCTTTTACCCATCAAATCGGAGTCTATACAGCTCACACTAATTTCGACCAGGTGCAGGATGGAACAGCTGACGTTCTGGCAACTTTGTTGGGATTAAAGCAGGTAGCACCGATAGTAGCAACGCAGGCAGGACTAGGATATGGTCGTGTGGGTGAGTTAAGCTCCGTGACCTTACAGGATTTACTAACTCAAATTCAAACCCTGCTGGCACCTCCTGACCTAATTTTTTCTCCTACTAATGATTTACAGCAAACGATTGAGCGAGTTGCCGTTTTAGGCGGTTCAGGAGCCAGCTTCATATCAGCGGTCGTTAATACAGGTGCTCAAGCTTACCTGACTTCTGACTGTAAGTTTCATCAATTTCAAGAAAGTCGTGATCGCGGTTTGATTTTAATCGATGCTGGACATTACGCCACTGAACGTCCCGCCTGCAAACAATTAGTCGCAAAATTTAAAGCGTTAAAAGTGGAGTGGGTACAGTTGAGTCTAAATGATGAGGATTTTCGCCATTTTTACCGCAATGGTTAGGGGTGGCTCTTATTTAAGAGAGATGAATGACAGCCAAAGAATGAGTTAAGATCAATTACAGTAGGTTAAGCCAGAAGTAGAGTCCCGAGACTCTCAACCAATGCCATTCAACTAGAGGAAGCGAAGCAGACAACTGCATTGAGAAATGTTACCACAGGGATCTTGAGACTCAGGTGAAGTAAACCAGCTCAAACTGGGTATTATGTACTGGGGTTCAGCCCAATATTCCAATAGAGATAACCTAACGTTTAGGAAGGCAGAAACAATACATGCTACACCGCAAGATTTATCAGCTGTGTTGTGATGGGCGGGAAATTTGTATCTTCTTGCGGGACCAGCAACGCTGGATTGAACGCGCTCGCATTATTGATATCGAAGGGGATTTAGTCACCCTACGCTATGAAACTGAAGAAGAAGATGAAGTATGCGCCTGGGAGGAAATGGTTCGCCTTGAAAGTATTGGTGCTGTCACTCAGAAATTAGCTTCGGTGCCACGAGGTAATGCCGAACCACTAGTTTCTGAGGATTGCCCAGAAGCTGAGCGAATCCGTAATCGTTACACCGATCTCGAATCTTGATCGGAAATCAGTAGGAAGTAAGGTGCGTTAGGGGCAGGTTTAACCAAGTTGTCTATTTGACTATAGGTATATTTAACAAACCTGCTCCTCTTTAAGAGTACAGTAGCCTCAAGTAGAATCGCCAGAAGGCGGCTCGCTCAGACGCTCAAAAGCAGGGCAGTACCCTTCAGGTGTTACCTTAAAGCCAAACAAAGGTGAGGTTTGGTTCCAACAGCGTTGCCCGCGTTGGAATCGACAAGTACCGCAGCAGTTCAAATCAGTCCACAAAAAGCGATCGCTGCTCTGGTTGAGCAACTCCCTTTGAGACAAACTTCGCAATACTAATTCCTCTCCCTGCCACCGGGCTTCGACTAGACCTGTATCGGCAAAATTCCTCCAGCGAGGGTCAGCACTAATGGCATCGGGTAGGGTAATCGTTACTACTGTTTCTAACTCATTCAGCTCACCTTCGTAGTTCGTTTCTGGTGGCGCTGGTTGCAAGAATATTTCGCCAATTGGCAGTTCTACTAATGTTCCAGCAGCGGGGGAATGCAAGTGATAACGGTTTTGCAATTCCTCTAAACTAGTGAGATCGGCTAGGTAAGTGGGAGCTCCATGGACAAAAACTACATGCTGGGGTCGTAAGTTGTGAATCAACTGAGTGATGCCAGGACCATCGCTGTGTTGGGCAAGTAAATAAGTTTCGATGCTGGTTCTAGCTGGTGGAGGCGGGTTCAACTCAACTATCTGTTTTCCCTCAGGTATATCTGATAAACCCGCCCGTACAGGGTTGAGGAGTGAGGTGTAAGGATCGACAGAGGAACCCGGTTTTTCAGACAGCAGGATGAGCCAGGGACCAGTGTTCGGTTGGCAGTATTGGCTTAAATCAGCTGTTTCATCTGTGATGATAATGCAGGGAGACTGACCAACAGTGCCACGCTGTTCGAGCGGCAAGCGGCGCATCCGGGGACGTACCCGTTCATCCCAAAATAGCGGTTGATGTTTCGCAAAGTTCTGTACTGAAGTGGGGAGATGAGGCAACATTTCCAGGTAGGCATCGCAGCCACTGGCGACAGTCCCATCAACCCAAATATCCACGTTACGCCCGGTGAAGCTATGGTGACTGCGCAATAGCATCAAAATTTCTTGACCTAAACCTAAGGTTGGTGTGGGAAGTAGGACAGAGTAAGAATTGGCGATCGCCCGATTAATTCGCTCTGCTAGCTGATTTTCTTGGTTACGCCGATGGGGATGACGCGCCGTGCCATAACTCCCTTCAATAATCAGTACATCTGGCTCTAAGCCCCGCAATTCCTCTAAGGGCAGCCCTTCTACTAGCCGTGAGTTCGACAAGAAAAAGTCACCGGTATAAAGCAGGCTATAAGATCGGCTCGGTGTGGTGTAGGTCAGTAAAATCGCAGCGGCACCGGGTAGATGTCCAGCGGGAAACAATTCAGCCGTCAGTCCATCTTTAAACTCAACTGGCGATCGCCACGGCAATGCCTGACAAAATTGGGGAATTTTCTTGGAGTTTACCTCTGGCCAATTGAGCGGCACTAACTGAACTGTTACTTCACTCGCATAAATCGGCAATAGCGGAAATGCTTGGTGCAGCCCTAGTAAACCCCTGGCATGATCCGGGTGAGCATGGCTACACAGCACTAAATCTGCTGGAAGTGGTTGCTTTAGCTGTTCTTGTAGGGGCGAAAGGTCGGCTAGACCACAATCAAGCAGGATACGGTGTGGACCCATGCGTACTAGTAAGCATACGCCCTCATCGTGATGTTGGACACCATAAGGTAAACATTCTAGTTCCGAACCGGCTTCCCCAACGTTAAAGCGAGAGGATGTCGGTAAATTATCACTCATCTTCCCCTCCACTCAAACCTGATGCTGACCAGAGGCTATGGGCGTTTCTGTAGCAGGGGAAGCAGGGGAGGCAGGGGAGGCAGGGGAAGCAGGGGAAGATTATATTTATCCTTCATACTTCATACTTCATCCTTCATCCTTCATACTTTTCTTGCCTCTTGCCTCTTACCTTTTGCCTTCAGCCTTTTACCTCAGTTTAGTGAGCAGAGCCGTTACCGTGATAGTTGTCTGAATCATAAAATCCATTTTTAGTACCAAAGAATAGGCACGATAC
This window of the Chroococcidiopsis sp. CCMEE 29 genome carries:
- the pgmB gene encoding beta-phosphoglucomutase codes for the protein MDAIINSGYFFIYTDWTLIETQFDPERLHHKETVFTIGNGYLGTRGSFEEGYTRALPATLVHGVYNDVPVVYTELANCPDWLPLTVIVNGDRFRLDQGEILSYERQLDLRWGILSRRVRWRSPSGKTLDLNFERFASLADEHVLCLRCQLTPVDFDGSIKIQASINGYPENQGFNHWELLDQGEIAQGTWLQVRTRNSRIELGMASGLSLAGVEAALEFTGIPGYPTLETTFSAIAGQTVTLEKMVTVFTSRDVQAPAQAARDKLDQLPSYSVLLDAHKQAWEAVWQKSDIEIEGDITAQLAVRYNLFQLLVSAPRHDDRVSIPAKTIAGFGYRGHVFWDTEIFILPFFIYTQPEIARNLLTYRYHTLPGARRKASHYGYKGAMFAWESADTGDEVTPRWALPHDPYGEDVRIWCRDREIHISADITYAVWYYWLATCDNEWLRDYGAEIILATAIFWMSRVEWDNKEERYEIRNVIGADEYHEYVSNNAFTNRIVQWHLEKALSVYEWLQQTYPDQAAALAQKLQITSKQRSRWQDIVNNLWIPYDQSTGLIEQFEGFFNLEDINLADYEPRHRSMQAILGIDGGNKRQVLKQPDVLMLLYLMRQSQEFPYNEETLKKNWDYYAPRTDITYGSSLGPAIHAILASDLDKTSEAYQYFMQAALVDLEDTRGNAADGIHGASAGGVWQAVVFGFGGFQLTETGPVAHPHLPPGWTRLKFKIHWRGDWHEFDLHPSSPASRAQIGGAIFDLDGVLTDTAEFHYRAWQKLADEEGLPFNRQANEALRGVSRRESLMQIIGNKVFSEQQIQEMMERKNRYYVESIQNITSADLLPGALALLDELRQAGIKIAIGSASKNAQTVVEKLGIADRVDAIADGYSVQRPKPEPDLFLFAANQLGLEPSHCVVVEDAAAGIEAALAAGMWTVGLGPPERVGAAHVVLPSLEGVTWADLCAKLDDLPRKNSELIPNHSRN
- a CDS encoding Nif3-like dinuclear metal center hexameric protein; translated protein: MKIADLITWFENWANPAWQESWDNCGWQIEPGVVDQPARVLVCLTPTLAVMHEAIALQNSGIPVNLIFAHHPLIFNPVKSLRTGEAIAEMTRLAFTHQIGVYTAHTNFDQVQDGTADVLATLLGLKQVAPIVATQAGLGYGRVGELSSVTLQDLLTQIQTLLAPPDLIFSPTNDLQQTIERVAVLGGSGASFISAVVNTGAQAYLTSDCKFHQFQESRDRGLILIDAGHYATERPACKQLVAKFKALKVEWVQLSLNDEDFRHFYRNG
- a CDS encoding DUF6679 family protein, translated to MLHRKIYQLCCDGREICIFLRDQQRWIERARIIDIEGDLVTLRYETEEEDEVCAWEEMVRLESIGAVTQKLASVPRGNAEPLVSEDCPEAERIRNRYTDLES
- a CDS encoding MBL fold metallo-hydrolase, giving the protein MSDNLPTSSRFNVGEAGSELECLPYGVQHHDEGVCLLVRMGPHRILLDCGLADLSPLQEQLKQPLPADLVLCSHAHPDHARGLLGLHQAFPLLPIYASEVTVQLVPLNWPEVNSKKIPQFCQALPWRSPVEFKDGLTAELFPAGHLPGAAAILLTYTTPSRSYSLLYTGDFFLSNSRLVEGLPLEELRGLEPDVLIIEGSYGTARHPHRRNQENQLAERINRAIANSYSVLLPTPTLGLGQEILMLLRSHHSFTGRNVDIWVDGTVASGCDAYLEMLPHLPTSVQNFAKHQPLFWDERVRPRMRRLPLEQRGTVGQSPCIIITDETADLSQYCQPNTGPWLILLSEKPGSSVDPYTSLLNPVRAGLSDIPEGKQIVELNPPPPARTSIETYLLAQHSDGPGITQLIHNLRPQHVVFVHGAPTYLADLTSLEELQNRYHLHSPAAGTLVELPIGEIFLQPAPPETNYEGELNELETVVTITLPDAISADPRWRNFADTGLVEARWQGEELVLRSLSQRELLNQSSDRFLWTDLNCCGTCRFQRGQRCWNQTSPLFGFKVTPEGYCPAFERLSEPPSGDST